The DNA region GCCCGTCCGCGACCCGCAACTCGAAATGTGTTGTGACAGGACGGATATGCGGCGTCCTCACATCTGCTCACCGCTACTCGCAGGCGACGCCGTCACCGTCTCCGTCGAGACCTGATCTGTATCCCAGCTGTCCCGCCAGCAGCGGCGCGGCGCCGGCCCTGCGCGCGGCCGCGCAGTTCTCGTAGTAGGCGCTCGAGGAGGGCATCAGCGGTTCATACAGGCCGAGCGGCGGTGCGGTGTCCGCCGTCGGAGGTGCAGCGGGAGAGGCGGATTGGGGTTGGGTGGTGGCCGTAGACGCTGTGTTGCCAAAGCACGGTGGACCCCACAAACCGCGGCCGGCATCTCTGGCTTCGCTCTCAGCGGCCTGGATCGAGTTGTGTCGACTCACGGGTACGCCGTCGTAGACGTACGACCGGGCTGTGCCGGCGCGGGCCGCTTCGACGGAGTAGTCCCAGCCATCGGCTCGCACAAGGTAGGCCAGAGTCCTGTTAACTGCAGTTCGGATAGGCACGCTGCGAGGATACGCAGGGGGGCTTTGTCGGTCCGGCTGTTTAATCTCGGCAGCGTTGAGGTTTTGAACCGGGGGTTGCAATGGATGACGAAGCCGAGTTACGAGCTGTCGCGGGTCTCGACGTTCCGAAGGTCGGCGCGGTTCAGCGCGGAGAGTCGGGCTCGTTGCCATGGCGTTTGGTCGATGGATCGGGTGCAGGAGTCGTCCATGTCAATCTGTGGCTTGCCGATCTCGACGCTTGCGACAACTCGGCGGCGACGCTTCGCGCCTATGCGTATGACCTGCTGAGCTGGACTCGCTTCCTTGACGCAGTGCAGGTTTGCTGGGTTAGTGCGACGCGAAGTGAAGTGCGTGATTGGGTTCGGTGGTACCGGGGTCGGGCGAATCCTCAACGTCGCCGTGGATCGAGCCCGGAGAGTCACCGGCCCGCGCCGGGCTCTGTAAATGAGCGGACCGGTAAGCCCTACCTTGACTCGTCCTACGCTCGTTCGTCGATCAATCGCCGGCTGTCGGCGCTTAGCAGCTTCTACCAGTTCGCTCTCGAGGCGGATATGGGGCCGTTGATCAACCCGGTTCCGAAATCGCGTCGGGATATCAGTCGAGTTGATGCACATCGCCAACATTTCGACGGTCCGCTCCGACATGAGCAGAAGCGCGCGCCGTATCGGCAGAAGGTGGCTGAGCGAGCGCCACGCGCGCTCAGCGTGGACCTCTACGAGGAGGTGTTCACCTCGCTGAGAACCAATCGGGACCGTGCCGTTGTGGCTACCGCAATCTCTTCGGGCTTACGAGCCAGTGAGTTGCTCAGCATGCGGCGGGGTTTGCTTCACGCGGCGGACCAGACCGCGGAGATCATTCCGAAGGGCGGCAATGGAAGTCGTGTACTCGTTCGCATCAGTCCAACCGCCTTTCTTTGGATTGCCCGATATTTGGCCGAGCGCCCGGTGGGGCCTCCAGACGAGCCGGTATGGATGACGGTCCGCGGTTGCCGACGACCGCTGACGTACTGGGCCATGCGACAAGTCCTCGAGCGCAGCAACGCGCTGCTGGGCTCCAATGTGACCATGCACGACTTCCGCCACACTTTCTGCATGCGGCTCGCGCAAGACGAGAACATGACAATCGCGGAGATGCAGGAGCTGATGCGCCACGCGTCGATCGCCAGCACGACCCGTTACCTGCGGCCCAGCCTCACCGAACTCATCGACAAACTCGACCAGCACTGGCACAAGCCCCCCTCGCCTCCACCCGCGCCAGCGAAGGGCTACGCGGCAGAAGACCTCCAGGTGCTCTTCGGTCGGACCTTCTGATGCCGCGGGTCCTCACGCGTG from Mycobacterium sp. DL includes:
- a CDS encoding excalibur calcium-binding domain-containing protein; this translates as MPSSSAYYENCAAARRAGAAPLLAGQLGYRSGLDGDGDGVACE
- a CDS encoding tyrosine-type recombinase/integrase, translated to MDDEAELRAVAGLDVPKVGAVQRGESGSLPWRLVDGSGAGVVHVNLWLADLDACDNSAATLRAYAYDLLSWTRFLDAVQVCWVSATRSEVRDWVRWYRGRANPQRRRGSSPESHRPAPGSVNERTGKPYLDSSYARSSINRRLSALSSFYQFALEADMGPLINPVPKSRRDISRVDAHRQHFDGPLRHEQKRAPYRQKVAERAPRALSVDLYEEVFTSLRTNRDRAVVATAISSGLRASELLSMRRGLLHAADQTAEIIPKGGNGSRVLVRISPTAFLWIARYLAERPVGPPDEPVWMTVRGCRRPLTYWAMRQVLERSNALLGSNVTMHDFRHTFCMRLAQDENMTIAEMQELMRHASIASTTRYLRPSLTELIDKLDQHWHKPPSPPPAPAKGYAAEDLQVLFGRTF